TGCAAACCCGGGCAAAACAATATGCTGAAAAATATAATGGCAAAAAGCTGAAAACGGAAAACGACCTACGGAAGGTTTACGAGGACAAATCAATTGACGCTGTAAGTATAGCCACACCAAATCACTGGCATTCTTTAGCGGCAATTTGGGCTTGTCAGGCAGGCAAAGACGTTTATGTTGAAAAGCCAGGATCGCACAATCTTCATGAGGGCCGGAAACTGGTTGAAGCAGCACATAAATACAAACGAGTTGTGCAGCATGGCGTGCAGCTTAGGAGTTCTGTTGCTTTACAGGAAGCTGTAAAACATATGCGGGATGGCTTGATCGGGAATGTTTATATGGCACGCGGACTGGTTTATAAATGGAGACCGGATATTGGAGATAAAGGTGTTTCTGCGGTACCGGAAGGTTTAAATTACGATTTGTGGACAGGTCCCGCAGAAATGAAACCGTTCTCAAAAAACTATGTGCATTACGATTGGCACTGGCATTGGAATTACGGAAACGGAGATATTGGAAACCAGGGAATTCATGAAACCGATATGTGTATGTGGGGACTTGGTGTTGATAGTTTCCCGGAAAAAATAACTTCATCAGGAGGAAAATTCCTTTGGAATGATGCAAAAGAAACGCCGGAATTATTGTCGTCATCTTATATTTATCCAAAGGAAAAGAAAATCATCGAATTTGAAGTTCGTCCGTGGATAACAAATGAAGAAGGCGGAGTTGGTATTGGAAATATCTTTTACGGAAGTGAAGGTTACCTGGTAGTAAAGGGATATGATTATTACGAAACTTTCCTTGGCAAAGAGAAAAAGCCTGGACCGACGCGTAAAGAAGGCGGAGATCATTATAAAAACTTTATTGAAGCTGTTATTGCCAAAGATCCTAAAATGGTCAATGCGCCGGTTGAAACAGCACATTTGGCATCAGGATTAGCACATTTAGGAAACATTGCTTACCGAACTGGCAGAGCATTAACGTTCGATCCAAAAACAGAAAAATTTGTTGGTGATAATGATGCTAATACTTATTTGACAAGAAAATACAGAGCGCCTTATACGGTGCCGGAGATTGTATAAAATTACAAATGTGTTTATAAACAGAACAGCCCGGATAAAATTTGTCGGGGCTGTTTTTTTGTCTTATTTAAATTTATTGTTGAAAAATCTCTTCTAAATTAATTTCCAAATCGGGAAAAATACTGGATGTGAGTATAGTTGTAGCGGGTTTTAAACCGACATACCTTCCGCTTTCGTTTAAAACATACATGTAAATTGTATTCACCAGAGGTTCAACTAACCAATATTCTCTTACGCCGGATTCTTCATATAGATTAAATTTTTCATTTTTTTCTTTCATAGAATTGCCGGGAGAAAGTATTTCAATTATTAGATCCGGAGCACCAAGACAACCTTTCTCATCCAGCTTATTTTCATCACAAACTACGCAAAGGTCTGGCTGAACAACAGTAAAAATTTCTTTGAATGCTAATTTGGATTTTTTTTCATTATACAATCTTACATCAAAAGGAGCGCTAAAAAGATCGCATGAACTACTTTTTAGATAATTGAATAGCGTCCCCTGCAATTGGGTCGAAATCCTTTGGTGCATTAATGAAGGAGCTGGCGACATTTTAAAAATCTTGCCCTTAATTAATTCCAGGCGTTCCTCAATCCGCCATAGCAAATAATCTGCATAGGTATAAGTTCCATCCGGATCCAGCTGATTAATATCCGTTACGATCGTTGACATAGTATGTAAGTTAGTAAGGTAAAGCTACTTAATTTTAATATAAACCTCAATAACAGCAAAGGTGCCTGGTCAAACCAAACACCTCTCCAAAATATTATATCAAATAAAACTCCCCGCACTCAGCGAAAAACTCCAAGCACTCTGCGTTTAAAGCCTTGAGAAATTAAATGATTTATTGTTGAAAAATCTCTTCTATATTAATCACCAAATCAGGGAAAATGCTTGATTTAAGTGTAGCAGTAACAGGTTTCAACCCAATATACTTTCCATCCTCATTCAAAACATAAATATAAACTGCATTTTCAGAAGGCTCAACGAGCCAGTATTCTCTTACGCCGGTTTCTTCGTACAAATCGAATTTTTCATTCATTTCTTTCTTGGAATTACCAGGAGAAAGTATTTCAATGACGAGATCAGGTGCGCCTAAACAACCTTTTTCATCCAATTTATTTTCATCACAAATCACACAAAGATCCGGTTGAACAACCGTGAAAATCTTACCATCACTTGCTAATGAATCTTTTTTTGGTAGTCTTACATCAAACGGAGCATAAAAAATCTGACAGTAATGATTTTTGAAAAAATGGCCCATTTCTAAATGCAATCTTCCTGATATTTTTTGATGTCGCAAAGAAGGAGCCGGCGACATTTTAAAAATCTTGCCCTTAATTAATTCCAGGCGTTCCTCGATTTGCCATAACAAATAATCTGCATAGGTATAAGTACCATTCAGATCCAGTTGATTAATATCCGTTACGATTGTTGACATAGCATGTAAGTTAGTAAGGTAAAGCTACTTAATTTTAATACAAACCTCAAAAAGCAGAAAAGGTGCCTGGTCAAACCAAACACCTCTTCAAAATATTATATCAAATAAAACTCCCCGCACTCAGTGGAAAACTTCAATAACTCTGCGTTTAAACAAAAATTAAAGCGTAGAGAAATCAAATGATTCCAAAAACTTCGTAGTGAAATTACCAGATTGGAAACCTGGATCATCCATCAATTTGATATGGAATGGAATTGTAGTTTTAATCCCTTCAATCACAAATTCCTGTAAAGCACGTTTCATTCTTGTAATCACTTCCTCGCGCGACTGACCGCTAACAATCAATTTTGCAATCATAGAGTCATAATTTGGCGGAATAGTATAGCCGCTGTAAACATGACTGTCAATACGAATACCGTGACCGCCCGGGAAATGCAGATTTGTAATTTTTCCAGGAGACGGACGGAAACCATTTGCAGGATCTTCCGCATTGATACGGCATTCCATAGCAAATAATTTCGGTGTATAGTTGATACCTTTGATCGGATCTCCGGCAGCAACTTTAATTTGTTCCTTGATCAAATCAAAATCAGTAACTTCTTCTGTAATCGGGTGTTCCACCTGAATACGTGTGTTCATTTCCATGAAAAAGAATTCACCGTATTTGTCAACAAGGAATTCAACCGTTCCCGCACCCTCATATCCGATTGCCTGCGCGCCTTTGATAGCAGCAGCACCCATTCTTTCACGAAGTTCAGGCGTAACTACCGGTGAAGGCGTTTCTTCAACCAGTTTCTGGTGACGACGTTGAATTGAACAATCACGTTCTGATAAGTGACAAACTTTGCCATACTGATCACCGATAATCTGGATTTCAATGTGACGAGGTTCTTCAACGAATTTTTCCAAATATAAACCATCGTTTCCGAAAGCCGCGGCAGATTCTGTACGGGCATCATTCCATGCCTTTTCAAATTCTTCCGGTTTATTGATGATACGCATACCGCGTCCACCGCCACCAGCTGTGGCTTTCACAATCACAGGATAGCCAATACCTTTTGCAAGCTCTTTTCCTTGTTCAACGGATTCTAACAAACCTTCTGAACCCGGAACAACAGGAACACCAGCTTTGATCATGGTTGCTTTGGCAGTAGCCTTGTCGCCCATTCCGTTGATCTGAGCAGCTGTTGCTCCTATAAATTTGATACCGTAATCAGCACAAATCTGGGAGAATTCAGCGTTTTCAGACAAAAATCCGTATCCCGGATGTATAGCATCTGCACCGGTAACTTCGGCAGCAGAAATAATATTTTGAATACTTAGGTAAGACTGACGGCTTGGCGGAGGTCCGATACAAACAGCTTCGTCAGCAAATCTTACGTGAAGGCTGTCACGATCAGCAGTTGAATAAACCGCAACCGTTTTTATGCCCATTTCACGGCAGGTCCTGATCACACGTAGTGCGATTTCACCTCTGTTGGCAATGAGAATCTTTTTAAACATGAAATTTAATTAAGTTTTGAAGACCGGTCATTACCGTTATATAGGTTCAACAAGAAACAAAGGCTGATCGAATTCTACCGGAGTAGCGTTTTCAACCAAAACTTTCACAATTCTTCCTGAAATTTCAGATTCAATTTCGTTGAAAAGTTTCATCGCTTCAATCACACAAACTGTTTTTCCAGGTGCGATTTCATCTCCAACACTTGCAAATGCAGGTGACTCAGGATTTGACGCACGGTAGAAAGTACCAATCATCGGCGATTTAATTGTAATCAAATTTGCAGAAGCAGCAGGCTCAGCAGCAGGTGCAGCCGGAGTGGCAGGAGACTGAGCAGCAGGTGCAGCAGATGTATAAACCGGTGCAGAAGCAGGCTGTGCCGGAGCAACAGATACAACTGGCGCTGAACCGTATCTCTTTACCTTAATTTTAAGATCCGTTGTTTCAATGTTTACCTCATCAAGACCAGACTGGGCGATGAAGTCAATAAGTTTTTGAATTTCTTTAGTTTCCATTTAGTCAAGTTTAAACAGTTGCAGGATGGTGGCCTATGATTTTACTCTTTCAACGTAGTCGTACGTGCGTGTATCTACTTTAATTTTCTGACCTTCTTCAATAAATAAAGGTACCATGATACGTGCACCTGTTTCTACCTCAATTGCTTTTTTCGGAGAGTTTGCAGTATCTCCTTTCAAGCCTGGTTCAGCATAGGTCACTTCTAATTCTACAAATGGAGGCAATTCACAAAGTAGAGCAGCATCTGTTTCAGTATTGATCAGTATTTCAACTTCCTGTCCTTCCTTCATCAAATCAGCAGCTGTTACAAGTTTTTCATCGATCAAAACCTGATCAAATGTTTCGGAATTCATGAAGTTGTATCCAACTTCATCTTTGTATAAAAACTGGAATTTATGTCTTTCTACGCGAACCGGAATAATAGTAGCACCCGAAGAAAAAGTATTGTCCAATACTTTTCCGGAAGTAAGGCTTTTAATTTTAGTACGAACAAAAGCGTTTCCTTTCCCAGGTTTTACATGTTGAAACTCAATAACCTGAAACAGGTCATGGTTAAAATGTATTACTAGTCCGTTACGTAAATCTGCAGTCGTTGCCATGTTTAGTTAATAAGTAATGCAAAAATTTTGTAAAATCTTAAACAAAAAATGAATAATGAAGCATGCCCATTATTCATTTCTTTTTATAATGCCCATTTCAAATATATAGCTCCCCAGGTAAATCCTCCCCCAAAAGCAGCTAAAACAAGATTATCTCCTTTTTTCAATTGCGACTCATAATCCCACAAGCAAAGTGGAATCGTCGCCGATGTGGTATTTCCGTATTTCTGGATATTCACCATCACTTTATCCATCCCAACACCCATACGATTGGCTGTTGCTTCAATGATCCGGCGGTTTGCCTGATGCGGAACAAGCCATGCAACGTCTTCACTGGTCAGGTTATTTTTTTCCATGATCTCAGCTGAGATATCAGCCATATTTTTCACAGCAAATTTAAATACCTGTGCACCATCCTGATAAACAGAATGCCATTTATTATCAACGGTTTCGTGTGTAGGCGGATACCGGCTTCCTCCTGCTTTCTGGTGAAGATATGGATATCCAACACCATCAGAACGAATAATAGAATCTACAATGCCATATCCTTCTGTATCAGGTTCCAAAAGCACAGCTCCGGCACCGTCACCAAAAAGAATACAGGTTTTGCGATCGGTATAATCTACAATTGCTGACATTTTATCAGCACCAACCACGATGATCTTTTTATATTTTCCGGTTTCAATAAACTGAGAACCGATTGTAAGTGCATAAACAAATCCGGAACAAGCCGCCTGAATATCAAAACTTCCAACATTCCTGATGCCTGTCATATCACAGATAAGATTGGCCGTTCCAGGAAAAATAAAATCGGGAGTAGTGGTAGCGCAGATCAGCAAATCAATTTCTTCCGGAGCAGTATTGGTTTTGGCAAGCAACCCTTTTACCGCCTCAGCGCCCATATGTGAGCTTCCTAAACCTTCTCCTTTAAGTATGCGACGTTCTTTAATGCCGGTGCGGCTAACGATCCATTCATCGTTTGTCGCCACCATTGTTTCCAATTCAGCATTTGTCAGAATATAGTCAGGCACATACCCGTGTATTCCTGTTATAGAGGCTCTTGCGTGGGTCATGGTTAATTTCTAGCATTCAAAATTCATATGAATTTTGGTAAAAAATAGTATCAGAGTTTATTCGCAATTATAACTTCCTGTTGTGCCTTGTTAGTTCAATGCATTTGCAATGTGCAGATATGCTTTTGATTTAACTTGTTTGTATGCCCATCCAAGCATGTTCTTAATTGCCAGCGGCGAAGAAATACCATGTGCAATCATTACATTTCCGTTTACTCCGATAATTGAACTTCCGCCGATGGATTCATAATTCGTCTGATCGATAAAATCATCCTGAATCCCTTTTTGTTTGGCAATTTCGTAAAACGACTCTCCTAATTTAAATAATACATTCCCAGTGAAACCGTCAGTAACGATCACATCTGCTTTATTAGTGAAGAGGTCTTTCCCTTCAATATTTCCAATAAAATTGATTTTTTTATTATCCCTGAGCAGCGGATAAGTAGCCTGTGCAGTTAATGATCCCTTCTGTTCTTCTTCACCAATATTCATTAGTGCAACACGTGGGCGCTCAATCTGGAATGTGTGCTGAACAAAAAGAGAGCCGATTTCTCCAAACTGCGCCAGAACTTCCGGTTTGCAATCTGCATTGGCACCAATATCCACCATGATGGCATATCCGCCTCCAACCTGAGGTACATAACCTGCAATAGCTGGCCTTAAAACGCCTTCAATAGCTTTTATGCTAAAAAGAGCACCGACATGCATTGCTCCTGTGTTACCGGCGCTGCAAAAAATGTCAATTTCTTTTTCTTTCAGAAGCTTAAAACCTATTCCTATGCTAGAGTTGGGCTTTTGAGAAAGAGCTTTTGTAGGGTGCTCACCCATCTCAATAACATCATCTGCATGAATGATGTCAACGACTGATGAAGAGAAGTTATTCTGGCGAAAAATCTCCAAAATATCACTTTCACGGCCAATTAACACGATTCGGGCATCCGATGGCAGTTCGGAAGTGGCTTGCATAACCCCTTCAACAATTGCTTGTGGAGCTAAATCTCCCCCCATAGCATCTACCGCAATTTTCATTTACACGCTGTTATTTTGTACTAAAAGTTAGAAATCGAAGGTGTAAATTTAGCAGTTGTGCCTTAGTAAAAAAGAATTTCGCAACAACTTTTATAAGGCTGCTGCGAAATTGGCATTCTCATCATCAAAAATTAAACCGTTTTGGCATAATTTTCAACAACAACTTTGCCTCTATAAACCAGATTTCCTTCGTGTACGTGCGCACGGTGGAACTGATGAATTTCCCCTGTTGAAGAGTCAACTGACAATTGCTTGCCTGTAAGGAAGTCATGTGCTCTGCGTGTATCGCGACGGGTTTTGGAAATTTTCCGCTTAGGATGTGCCATGATGCTTTATGTTCGGTTGTTAATATTCGGTTTGAAAAACTTTTATATGTGGCTCAGAATTATTAATTCCTTATTGCCCTTTTAATTTTTTTAATGCTTCCCAACGTGGGTCAATTTTTTCTTCGGAATCGTTCTCATCAGTTTCTTCATCGTCTGCCGAAGAATATACCAATATCACTTCATCGTCTTCTGATTCATCATCAGTATCATCTTCTGTCCGAAGACTTGGATGCAATTTTTTAACCGGAAGCGAAAGTGCAATGAATTCAAAGACGTATTTCGCAACATTGATCCGGTTAGTATTCCGGTTGATGATTTCTATCTCATCGGTCAGCTCTTCATCACGGTCGCCGAACTTTAAAATAATCCGGTCGTCCGAAATTACAGGCTCCTCAAACGGTTCCAAAGTGCGGTCGCAAAGTAACTCGACCGACCCTTCAGTATGAAAATGCAATTGGAGCATCGTAGCAGATTTTGTCAAAACCACATGGGTTTTAAACTGTCCGTGTTCGATGAGATCCTGCTCTAATTCTTGAAAAAAAGCGTCTCCCGACTCCATATCATAGTCATACTGTTTGTCTTCCAAACCGTAAATGTCTATGTTGTATTTACTTAGCTCTTTCACTATTTCTGTCAAAAGGACTGCAAAGGTAGTGTCTTTTCGTGTGAATAAAAAAACTATCTACGAATTTTATTGATTTAAACTGAGGTATTTAACATTGAACCGGCTCTTACTCAGCAAGCATTGGTCTTTTCATGACAAATCAGAGTTAAATCTTCTTTGCCGGGTTGCCAAAAAATGTGGCATTTGCCGGTACGTTTTCCACAACCACAGAACCTGCACCAATCCGTGCATTTTTCCCGATTTCAATACCTGCAACAATAATTGCTCCCGATCCAATAAATACGCCATCGGCAATTTTTACACGATCGTTGATAATAGCTCCTGCTCCAATTGTAACATAATCACCAACCTGAACAGCCGTTTCAATAACAGAACCGGTCAGAAATAAAGAATGACTTCCTAATTTTGACGTAGCCCCAACAACCGTACGTGCTGCAAAAAGATTTCCATGCCCAACGGCTGCCATTTCTGAAATGATCGCACTTTCATGGATTGCGTTAACCGGCATACTTTTAAAACGCTCGTTCAAACCTTCTGTCAATTGTTTACGTACCGAACGTTCACCAACTGCCACAAAAGTTTCACATTTTTCGCCGATAATTTTTACAAAAGCTTCATCGTCCGTAGCGCCCAAAACACTTACATCACCGAATTCTTTACCGTGCAATTCTTTATTATCGTCCAGGATTCCATAGACGAGTACATTGTTTCTTCTGAAAATATCAAGTGCCTGCATACCCAATGCGCCTGCACCAAAAATTAAAACCGGATTTTCCATAATTGAATTGATTTCATTTTCTCTTTTATAAAAGATTGAAAATGAAAAACGTAATAGTATTTGTTAATGAATCTGATTGATTTTATATCAAACAATAGGATACAAAAAGGCGGCAGAAATAATATTTGTTACAAAAGTACGGATTGATTTACAGAAAAGTTACCCGGAAGACAAAAGGGCTTCCATAAGGCGAGAGATTTTCCTGATTATAAGGATCAATCTGATTGTTATAATTCACATTAAAAAGCGCTGTAAAGTGAACCGCCCGAATTAATTTCCCACCTGTCGGCTGACTGTATGAAGCACCAATCATAGGCGAGCTCAGCCAGGTTCTTTTTTGGTAAGACATAGGTACGTTTAACGATTCATATTCCGCAATAATATTGACTACCGGTACAATCTGGTACATCAGGAAAGCCCGGCCGCCATAATTGATGGTATTGTATCCAAAATATTTTGACTTAAACCACATAACCGTAGCACCAACTCCGCCGACAAGTTTATCTGTAATCTGGTAGCCGACCATAGGCGATAAGTTCACATTGGTGATCGTCCCAAAACTTAACCCAAAACTTCCGCCCAAACGTATTCTTTCTTTAAATGCAAGATTCTTTAAATCACTCTCAATTTTTTTAGGCTCAACAGGAGCTTTATCTTCAACAGGCTGCATTTCTCTTCTGACTGGCCTTTCCTTTTTCACTGTATCAGGACGGTAATATTCGTCATTTTGGGCAAAAACAGTTGTTTTAATCGCTAGTGTGAGGATAAACAAGCAGGATAGGAGGATTTTCCTTTTCATTTCTAAATGGTTTATTTAATATTGTTAATACTAACGCAAAATTCTTAACTTTTGGTTTATTATTGATCTGACCCTCATTAGTACGCCTCATTTCGACGTTTATGCACTATCAAATTTCAGTAACTGACCCTGCTTCGCATTTTTTATCGATTACTTACACCATTCCTGATATAACTGCGGATCGTATTGAAATTCAGTTACCTGCATGGCGGCCCGGGCGTTATGAAATTCAAAATTTTGCCAAAAATATTCAATTTATTGAAGCAATTTCAATAAGCGGTGATAAACTACCATTACGCAAAATCACGAAAGATCGTTGGGAGGTTAAAACAAATTCAGAAAAAACAGTTCAAATACGCTATTCTTTCTTTGCAGCGATACAAAATGCCGGCAGCAGTTATGTCGATGAGGAACTTTGGTATCTTAATTTTATCAATTTTTGTTTTTATACAGAAGGCAGAATTAATGATCAATGTTCAGTTTCACTGGCCTTGCCCGAAAGTTTTGAAATTGCCTGTGGACTGGAATCTTCCGGTCGGCATCAACTAATTGCAAAGGATTTTTATCAATTGGTTGATAGTCCGCTTCTGGCATCAGAAACTTTGCAGAAATCTGACTACGTTGTTCGCGGTGTGCAGTTTCATATATGGATGCACGGGAATCTGAAACCGAACTGGAAACGAATTCAGCGTGATTTCCGAAGATTTTCCAGAGAGCAAATTGCGACCATGGAAGAATTCCCGGAAGAAGATTACCATTTCCTGAATCTGATTTTACCAAATGCTTTTTATCACGGTGTGGAGCATCATAACTCTACAATGATCGTTTTAGGCCCCGATGATGAAGGCGAAGGATTATATACTGATTTGTTAGGCGTAAGTTCCCACGAATTATTTCACGCCTGGAATATTATCAGAATCCGTCCAGTCGAACTTTTACCATACGATTTTACCAAAGAAAATTATTTCGAAACCTGTTTTGTCGCCGAAGGCTGCACAACTTATTATGGAGATTTATTTTTAAGGCGCGCCGGTGTTTTCGATGATGAAGCTTATGTAAAAGAATTACAGGTTTATATGAAGCGGCATTTTGAAAATAATGCGCTTGCTTCACAATCCCTTGCTGAATCTTCTTTTGATCTGTGGCTTGATGGTTATGAAAAAGGAATTCCGCACCGTAAAGTTTCGGTATATCACAAAGGTGCTTTGGTGGCAATGATTCTGGATTTGTATTTGAGAAAAAAATCCAATCATGAAGTTTCACTGGATACGGTTATGCAAATTCTCTGGCAACGTTATGGTAAACCGTTCGTGGGTTATACTGTTGAAGATTACAAAAATGTTGTTGAGGAAATTGCAGGTGAAAAGCTGGATTGGTACTGGCATGACTGCATTTTCACAAACGAACCTCTGGAAACAAGATTGAACGAAGCACTGGCTTTTGTAGGCTTGCAAATGACAATTTTCAGTAACGGAAATATCCAGCTTAATGTTCAGGATGATTTTCGGGCAAAAGTGCAGCGTGATAAATGGCTGGAAACGAGACAGATTTTGAGTGAAGAAGAAGAGGAGGAAGAATAAGGTATGTAGCTGTTAGCTTTTAGGGATTAGCTTTTTAAATCTTTCTCTTACCATGAAAGCGGTGAAAATAATCGGACGCATTTTACTTATTTTGGTTAAACTTTCGGCCGTGCTTTCTCTGGCAATTATCCTTTACTTCCTCATCCCGCCACTTTATAATCGTTACATTATTTACCCTGAACTGGAACATGAGCGAGCTCTTTTGTGGAAAAAGTATAAAAAGCCACAACAATCTACCAAACACACAGATTATAAAGGCGTCCTTCATTCCCACACATATCGTTCTCACGACAGTCGCGGTATTTTGTCTGAAATAATCCCGGCGGCGAAAAAGGCGAAATTGAATTTTATTTTTCTGGTAGATCATCGCTTGTCTGATCTGGATACCTTTCCAAGAGGAATTCACGGGACTTTCAACGATATCGTAATAGAATCAGGAACGGAATCTCCTGGGCCAAGTATGATGGTAACGCCGTTAAGAAATGTAGTTCTGGACTGGAAAAGTGACAGAAATCAACTGATTCACAATGTGGTAAAAAATGGCGGGATGGTTTTTTATCTGCATTCGGAAGATTCGCACGACTGGGCAAATCCGGATTATCAGGGAATGGAAATTTACAATATTCATTCTGATTTGATTGATGAAAAAAGTCCGTTGAAATTTTTAATCAATGGAATGTTAAATAGCGGAGTGAACCGCCATTGGAGCTATCGCGAACTTTTTGATGAACAAACAAAAATTATTGTACTTTGGGATTCACTCAACAATCATCGGAAAATTGTTGGAATGGCCGCCGTGGATGCACATAATAATCAAAGTCTAAGGGCAAGATATTTGAAAAATGGAAAAGTGGAATGGGTTGGCCCAAATGCCAAAACTTTATCTATAACAGAGCCTGGTTGGAAAGAAAAGTTGTTGTTTGGAAAACCTGATATTGCCGGCTGGACTTTTAAAATGGAACTGGATACTTATTTTCATTCTTTCAATTTTGCTAACACGCATATCTTTGGCGATACGCTTTCAAGCCGTGCGTTAAAAAATGAACTGGTGAAAGGACATGCTTATATTTCCTTTGAAAGTCTGGCCGAAGCAAATGGTTTCCAATTCGTTTCTTCCGACAGCTCAGGAAAAATAAATGCGGTGATGGGAGATTTAATTCAAAGCAAAAATGTATTCAGATTAAAAGCGACTTCTCCATTTCCTGTCAAATTTGAATTATACCAAAATGGAAAAATAATTGATAGTAAGGAAGATAGTTATGATTATGAATTTCAAACAAAAAATAAAAAAGG
The sequence above is drawn from the Dyadobacter subterraneus genome and encodes:
- a CDS encoding M61 family metallopeptidase, whose protein sequence is MHYQISVTDPASHFLSITYTIPDITADRIEIQLPAWRPGRYEIQNFAKNIQFIEAISISGDKLPLRKITKDRWEVKTNSEKTVQIRYSFFAAIQNAGSSYVDEELWYLNFINFCFYTEGRINDQCSVSLALPESFEIACGLESSGRHQLIAKDFYQLVDSPLLASETLQKSDYVVRGVQFHIWMHGNLKPNWKRIQRDFRRFSREQIATMEEFPEEDYHFLNLILPNAFYHGVEHHNSTMIVLGPDDEGEGLYTDLLGVSSHELFHAWNIIRIRPVELLPYDFTKENYFETCFVAEGCTTYYGDLFLRRAGVFDDEAYVKELQVYMKRHFENNALASQSLAESSFDLWLDGYEKGIPHRKVSVYHKGALVAMILDLYLRKKSNHEVSLDTVMQILWQRYGKPFVGYTVEDYKNVVEEIAGEKLDWYWHDCIFTNEPLETRLNEALAFVGLQMTIFSNGNIQLNVQDDFRAKVQRDKWLETRQILSEEEEEEE